Proteins from a single region of Limisphaera ngatamarikiensis:
- a CDS encoding bifunctional fucokinase/fucose-1-phosphate guanylyltransferase, producing MTSQYLISLPPAMAPVFAKLENRPAPTWFVGTDPSGPPAGSGGATAHLLVEAWKHEGADVPFESWLDAARRVVVHAGGQSRRLPAYAPVGKALLPIPVFRWSRGQRLDQTLLDLQQPLWDRILRAAPDSTRILLCSGDVWIRPGPEPPRLPEADVLVLGVRVPPETAQHFGVLFCHRREPGRLAFTCQKPSASRIRELGLSYRFLVDTGLWLLSSRALRVLMDRCGWNPARASFHEGRPRPYEFYATFTAALGTEPRFPDPELQALRCAVVEWPGAEFYHFGTSAQMLASVVALQNCIPGDWEDRRHPDQVLQNARVVPLLDRETRHTLWIENSVISSRWELEHQHVLTGIPDNYWSISLPPGICLDLVPVGEDRWCARPYGFTDTFRGAWDDPDTRWLGQPVAQWLAQRNLQPRDLGWTPGLDLYDCPLFPVLSSAELDPNFIQWLWQPETRGANTWARLWARSPRLSAADLLRQCNPRRLYEQRAGLRLEALATLRKHAQWSIFYRLDLEATARLVVNAASAPAPVEPGPDEPPLNHAREAMFQAALARLRGDSGWRRLERDAFDSLRDMLVREARVTPARPVRSVLEDQIVWARSPVRVDLAGGWTDTPPYCLEHGGRVLNLAVDLNGQPPLQVFAKCIPEPVLVIRSIDLSAEQHVRTYAELEEFGDPGNPFGLARAALALAGFSPRFHADGGFDSLEEQLRDFGGGIELSLVAAVPKGSGLGTSSILATTLLAALSDLCGLGWDRETLSHRTLVLEQLLGTGGGWQDQLGALERGIKLIETRPGLRQTPQIHWLPQHLFESPLTADCCLLYYTGITRLAWNILGEIVRAVFLNSPRHLALLEEIGRNAQRGALAIQRCDLEGLCETVRESWRLNQALDPATNPPQIQAILDAVAPWLAAAKLTGAGGGGYLFMIAHDPAAAARIREILTRHPPNPRARFVRFSVSTTGLQVTRS from the coding sequence ATGACATCGCAATACCTGATTTCACTGCCGCCGGCCATGGCCCCGGTGTTTGCGAAGCTGGAGAATCGTCCGGCGCCCACCTGGTTTGTGGGTACCGACCCCTCGGGTCCTCCCGCGGGATCGGGGGGCGCCACCGCACATCTGCTCGTCGAAGCCTGGAAACACGAGGGAGCCGACGTTCCGTTTGAATCGTGGCTCGATGCCGCACGGCGCGTGGTCGTCCATGCCGGCGGACAAAGCCGTCGCCTGCCCGCCTACGCCCCGGTGGGGAAAGCGCTCCTGCCCATTCCGGTTTTCCGCTGGAGCCGCGGACAACGGCTCGACCAAACCCTGTTGGACCTCCAACAGCCCCTGTGGGATCGGATCCTGCGCGCCGCACCGGATTCCACCCGGATCCTCCTGTGCAGCGGAGACGTATGGATCCGGCCCGGGCCCGAACCACCCCGTCTGCCGGAGGCCGACGTGCTCGTCCTGGGCGTGCGTGTGCCCCCGGAAACCGCGCAACATTTCGGCGTGCTCTTCTGCCACCGCCGTGAGCCGGGCCGACTCGCCTTCACCTGCCAAAAACCCTCCGCGTCCCGAATCCGCGAGCTTGGACTCTCCTACCGCTTCCTGGTCGACACCGGACTCTGGTTGCTCAGCTCGCGTGCCCTCCGGGTTCTGATGGACCGTTGCGGCTGGAACCCGGCCCGGGCGTCCTTTCACGAGGGCCGGCCCCGACCGTACGAATTCTACGCCACATTCACCGCAGCTCTCGGAACCGAACCCCGGTTCCCCGACCCCGAGCTCCAGGCCCTCCGCTGCGCCGTCGTGGAATGGCCGGGAGCAGAGTTCTACCATTTCGGCACCTCGGCCCAGATGTTGGCATCCGTCGTGGCCCTCCAAAACTGCATACCGGGCGATTGGGAGGACCGGCGTCATCCCGATCAGGTCCTGCAAAACGCGCGGGTGGTCCCCCTCCTCGACCGTGAAACCCGCCACACGCTCTGGATCGAAAATTCCGTGATAAGCAGCCGCTGGGAACTGGAGCACCAACACGTTCTCACCGGCATACCCGACAATTACTGGTCCATCAGCCTGCCACCGGGTATCTGTCTCGACCTCGTGCCGGTGGGAGAGGACCGCTGGTGCGCCCGACCGTACGGTTTCACCGACACCTTCCGCGGTGCCTGGGACGATCCGGACACCCGCTGGCTCGGGCAGCCCGTGGCTCAATGGCTGGCTCAACGGAATCTTCAGCCACGCGACCTCGGCTGGACCCCTGGCCTGGACCTGTACGATTGCCCATTGTTCCCGGTTCTTTCCTCCGCAGAACTCGACCCAAACTTCATTCAGTGGCTTTGGCAGCCGGAGACCCGGGGAGCCAACACCTGGGCCCGTCTGTGGGCGCGCAGCCCGCGCCTCTCCGCAGCCGACCTGCTTCGCCAATGCAATCCGCGCCGTCTTTACGAACAGCGCGCCGGGCTGCGCCTCGAAGCCCTGGCCACGCTCCGAAAACACGCTCAATGGAGCATCTTTTACCGACTGGACCTGGAGGCCACGGCACGGCTGGTAGTCAACGCCGCATCGGCCCCTGCACCGGTCGAACCGGGCCCGGATGAGCCTCCTCTGAACCACGCGCGCGAAGCCATGTTCCAGGCCGCCCTCGCGCGACTGCGCGGAGATTCGGGTTGGCGGCGGCTCGAACGCGACGCCTTCGATTCCCTGCGGGACATGCTTGTGCGCGAGGCACGCGTCACCCCAGCCCGCCCGGTCCGTTCCGTCCTGGAAGACCAAATCGTCTGGGCCCGCAGCCCGGTCCGGGTGGACCTGGCCGGCGGTTGGACTGACACCCCACCCTACTGCCTCGAACATGGCGGTCGGGTCCTCAACCTGGCTGTGGACCTCAACGGTCAGCCGCCCCTGCAGGTCTTCGCCAAATGCATCCCCGAACCGGTGCTGGTGATCCGTTCCATTGACCTTAGCGCCGAGCAACACGTACGCACCTACGCCGAACTGGAAGAGTTCGGCGATCCGGGTAATCCCTTCGGCCTGGCCCGAGCCGCATTGGCCCTGGCCGGGTTTTCACCCCGGTTCCATGCCGATGGCGGCTTCGATTCCCTCGAGGAGCAACTGCGCGACTTCGGCGGTGGCATTGAGCTGTCTCTGGTCGCCGCCGTGCCCAAAGGCAGCGGACTTGGCACCAGCAGCATCCTGGCCACAACCCTGTTGGCCGCGCTCTCCGATCTGTGCGGGCTCGGCTGGGACCGTGAAACCCTCTCGCATCGGACCCTGGTGCTGGAACAGCTCCTGGGCACCGGCGGCGGCTGGCAGGACCAACTCGGCGCACTCGAGCGGGGCATCAAACTGATCGAAACCCGCCCCGGCCTGCGCCAAACCCCGCAAATTCACTGGCTCCCCCAGCACCTGTTCGAATCCCCGCTCACCGCCGACTGTTGCCTGTTGTACTACACCGGCATCACCCGCCTGGCGTGGAACATCCTGGGCGAAATCGTCCGAGCCGTCTTCCTCAACTCCCCGCGGCACCTCGCCCTGCTCGAGGAAATCGGCCGCAACGCGCAACGCGGTGCCCTCGCCATCCAACGCTGCGACCTTGAAGGTCTTTGCGAAACCGTGCGCGAAAGCTGGCGCCTCAACCAGGCACTCGACCCGGCAACAAACCCGCCCCAGATCCAAGCCATCCTCGACGCCGTTGCCCCCTGGCTCGCCGCTGCCAAACTCACCGGCGCCGGAGGTGGCGGCTACCTCTTCATGATCGCGCACGACCCGGCCGCCGCCGCCCGCATCCGCGAAATCCTCACCCGCCACCCGCCCAATCCCCGGGCCCGGTTCGTCCGATTCAGCGTCTCCACCACTGGATTGCAGGTGACCCGCAGCTGA
- a CDS encoding glycosyltransferase family 2 protein, which translates to MYRGRKIVVVMPAYNAARTLRQTWAEVRAQEIVDEIILVDDDSRDDTVAIARTLEGVRVHVHPRNRGYGGNQKTCYRLALEAGADIVIMIHPDYQYTPALIPAMASMIANGVYDCVLGSRILGGQALRGGMPLWKYIANRALTLVENWLLGAKLSEYHTGYRAFAADVLRRIDHSVNSDDFVFDNQMLAQILWHGFRIGEVSCPARYFPEASSINFRRSVRYGWGCLRTAFTYRLARWGWIRSPLFPPPVQAGASSSPGTPAHEQST; encoded by the coding sequence ATGTATCGCGGGCGCAAAATCGTGGTGGTCATGCCGGCCTACAACGCCGCCCGTACCCTCCGCCAAACATGGGCCGAGGTGCGGGCCCAGGAAATCGTGGATGAAATCATCCTTGTGGACGATGACAGCCGCGACGACACCGTGGCCATTGCCCGCACACTCGAAGGAGTCCGTGTCCACGTCCACCCCCGCAACCGCGGTTACGGCGGCAACCAGAAAACCTGCTACCGCCTCGCCCTGGAAGCCGGCGCCGACATCGTCATCATGATCCATCCCGATTACCAGTACACCCCGGCCCTAATCCCGGCCATGGCCTCCATGATCGCCAATGGGGTCTACGATTGCGTGCTGGGCAGCCGTATCCTCGGAGGTCAGGCACTCCGCGGCGGAATGCCCCTGTGGAAATACATCGCCAACCGTGCACTCACTCTTGTGGAAAACTGGCTGCTGGGCGCCAAACTTTCCGAATATCACACCGGCTACCGCGCGTTCGCGGCCGACGTGCTCCGCCGCATCGACCACTCGGTCAATTCGGACGACTTCGTCTTCGACAATCAAATGCTGGCGCAAATCCTGTGGCACGGATTCCGCATCGGCGAGGTAAGCTGTCCGGCCCGCTATTTCCCGGAAGCCTCCTCGATCAACTTCCGCCGCAGCGTGCGCTACGGTTGGGGTTGCCTCCGCACCGCTTTCACCTACCGGCTCGCCCGATGGGGCTGGATCCGATCCCCGTTGTTTCCGCCCCCGGTCCAAGCAGGTGCATCCTCGAGCCCCGGCACTCCGGCCCATGAACAATCCACTTGA
- a CDS encoding metal ABC transporter substrate-binding protein, with protein sequence MIRRWVGIGLAVWMCLTAGVAIARLQVVATTADLAALVRSVGGDRVEVLTLARPTEDPHFVDPRPSYLVRLSRADALVYGGAGLEAAWLTPLIQRAANARILPAARGHVRCCEGVTLLEAPAQLDRSQGDVHPLGNPHFLTDPENARVVVHHLADTFAELDPEGAEEYRKNEKAFLLDLDRRLPGWLEQLRPHAGARLAAYHNAWPYFARRFGLRIDLFLEPKPGIPPSAAHLARVIAEMKADGVRAILVEPYQDRRVAERVAAETGARIVPVTQYPGGLKGTEGGYLELMDYLVRAMAGALSTGSGPEVRR encoded by the coding sequence ATGATACGACGGTGGGTCGGGATCGGTCTGGCGGTCTGGATGTGTCTGACGGCCGGGGTGGCGATCGCGCGGCTACAGGTGGTGGCGACGACGGCGGACCTGGCTGCGCTGGTGCGGAGTGTTGGCGGCGACCGTGTGGAGGTGTTGACGTTGGCGCGGCCGACGGAGGACCCGCATTTTGTGGATCCGCGGCCGAGTTATCTTGTACGGCTGTCGCGGGCGGATGCCCTGGTGTACGGGGGCGCCGGGCTGGAGGCGGCGTGGTTGACGCCGTTGATTCAGCGGGCGGCCAATGCGCGGATTTTGCCGGCGGCACGGGGTCACGTACGCTGTTGCGAGGGGGTGACGTTGTTGGAGGCACCGGCGCAGTTGGATCGCTCCCAGGGCGACGTGCATCCCCTGGGGAATCCGCATTTTTTGACGGATCCAGAGAACGCGCGGGTTGTGGTGCATCATCTGGCTGACACGTTTGCCGAGCTGGATCCGGAAGGGGCGGAGGAATATCGGAAGAACGAGAAGGCGTTCCTGCTGGATCTGGATCGGAGGCTGCCCGGTTGGTTGGAACAATTACGGCCTCATGCGGGGGCGCGGCTGGCGGCGTACCACAATGCGTGGCCGTATTTTGCGCGACGGTTCGGGTTGCGGATTGACCTGTTTTTGGAACCCAAGCCGGGGATTCCGCCCTCGGCGGCGCATCTGGCGCGAGTGATCGCGGAGATGAAGGCTGACGGGGTACGGGCGATTCTGGTGGAGCCGTACCAGGATCGGCGTGTGGCGGAGCGGGTGGCGGCCGAGACCGGGGCACGGATTGTGCCGGTGACCCAGTATCCGGGTGGATTGAAAGGGACCGAGGGTGGGTACCTCGAATTGATGGACTATCTGGTGCGGGCGATGGCCGGGGCGCTGAGTACCGGTTCCGGACCGGAGGTCCGGCGGTGA